One window of Nocardia nova SH22a genomic DNA carries:
- the eutC gene encoding ethanolamine ammonia-lyase subunit EutC, with translation MNADPWDALRAHTQARIGLGRAGAGMPTRGHLELVAAHATARDAVHTPLDVPTLADQLRTLGIGDPLTIASAAPDRETYLLRPDLGRRPAPGVALPRIEAELGIAFCDGLSATALQTHGGELAREILAALPGWTVAPPVIATQARVALGDEIGSRLGVTTMLVLIGERPGLSAADSLGVYLTRHPRPGRTDAERNCVSNIRPPHGLDYPHAARIVAALAVGARRLGASGVALKDTSPAGELDTGVPPAATVKPTAAG, from the coding sequence ATGAACGCCGACCCGTGGGACGCGCTGCGCGCACACACCCAGGCCCGCATCGGGCTGGGCCGGGCCGGGGCCGGAATGCCCACCCGTGGTCACCTCGAACTGGTCGCCGCGCACGCCACCGCACGCGACGCGGTGCACACCCCGCTCGACGTCCCCACACTCGCAGACCAGTTGCGCACCCTGGGGATCGGTGACCCGCTGACGATCGCGAGCGCCGCCCCCGACCGCGAGACCTACCTGCTGCGCCCGGACCTCGGCCGCAGACCGGCGCCGGGCGTCGCATTACCGAGGATCGAGGCCGAGCTCGGCATCGCGTTCTGTGACGGTCTCTCGGCCACGGCCTTACAGACTCACGGCGGCGAACTGGCGCGGGAGATCCTCGCCGCCCTGCCCGGCTGGACCGTCGCACCGCCGGTGATCGCCACCCAGGCCCGGGTCGCTCTGGGGGACGAGATCGGTTCCCGGCTGGGCGTGACGACCATGCTCGTCCTGATCGGTGAGCGCCCCGGCCTGTCCGCGGCCGACAGCCTCGGCGTCTACCTGACCCGGCATCCGCGTCCGGGCCGTACCGACGCCGAACGCAACTGCGTCTCCAATATCCGGCCACCCCACGGACTTGATTACCCGCACGCCGCGCGGATCGTCGCCGCCCTGGCCGTCGGCGCCCGTCGCCTCGGCGCCTCGGGCGTGGCACTCAAGGACACATCCCCGGCGGGTGAACTCGACACCGGTGTGCCGCCCGCGGCAACCGTGAAACCGACAGCCGCCGGATAA
- a CDS encoding ethanolamine ammonia-lyase subunit EutB — MSVYRQRLAGVGYEFHGLVDLLGKATPRRSGDELAGCAAESDAERAAAQWALAELPLTTFLDEPVIPYETDEVTRLIIDGHDRAAFAPIAHLTVGDLRDRLLSAASAPDSATRLSPLAAGLTAEMAAAAAKIMRNQDLIAVSHALRVTSGFRTTVGLPGRLATRLQPNHPVDDPRGIAAAILDGLLLGCGDAVVGVNPASDSPARVGELLRLLDEIRARFDIPMQSCVLTHVTTTLDLIAAGAPVDLVFQSVAGTEAANRSFGVDLALLREAEAAGRSLNRGTVGGNVMYFETGQGSALSSGTHLGTGNRPVDQQTLEARAYAVARALNPLLVNTVVGFIGPEYLYNGKQIIRAGLEDQFCGKLLGLPMGVDVCYTNHAEADQDDMDTLLSLLVLAGTAFVITVPGADDIMLGYQSLSCHDALYARAVANLRPAPEFEDWLRRQGMADDAGRILPADLSTSPLRALA; from the coding sequence ATGAGTGTGTATCGGCAGCGCTTGGCTGGCGTCGGTTACGAATTCCACGGTCTCGTCGATCTGCTCGGCAAGGCGACCCCGCGCCGTTCCGGCGACGAATTAGCCGGGTGCGCAGCGGAATCCGATGCGGAGCGTGCCGCGGCCCAGTGGGCGCTGGCGGAGTTGCCACTGACCACGTTCCTGGATGAACCGGTGATCCCCTACGAGACCGACGAGGTCACTCGGCTCATCATCGATGGCCATGACCGTGCCGCGTTCGCGCCGATCGCGCACCTGACCGTCGGTGATCTCCGAGATCGGTTGCTGAGTGCGGCGAGCGCACCGGATTCGGCCACCCGGCTGTCCCCTCTGGCTGCCGGTCTGACCGCAGAGATGGCGGCCGCGGCCGCGAAGATCATGCGCAATCAGGACCTCATCGCGGTATCGCACGCACTGCGCGTCACCAGCGGATTCCGCACGACGGTCGGGCTGCCGGGCCGGTTGGCAACCCGCCTGCAGCCGAACCATCCGGTCGACGATCCGCGTGGTATCGCCGCCGCGATTCTGGACGGTTTGCTGCTGGGATGCGGAGATGCCGTGGTCGGGGTCAACCCGGCGAGTGATTCACCGGCCCGGGTCGGCGAACTACTGCGGCTGCTGGACGAGATCCGCGCCCGCTTCGACATTCCTATGCAGTCGTGCGTCCTCACCCACGTCACCACGACCCTCGACCTGATCGCGGCCGGAGCCCCCGTCGACCTGGTCTTCCAATCGGTCGCCGGGACCGAGGCGGCGAACCGATCCTTCGGTGTGGACCTGGCCCTGCTGCGCGAGGCCGAGGCCGCCGGGCGGTCCCTGAATCGCGGCACCGTCGGCGGCAACGTGATGTATTTCGAGACCGGACAGGGTTCGGCTCTCTCGTCGGGAACCCATCTGGGAACCGGCAACCGCCCGGTCGACCAGCAGACTCTGGAAGCCCGCGCCTACGCGGTGGCCCGCGCGCTGAACCCGTTGCTGGTGAACACCGTGGTCGGCTTCATCGGCCCGGAATACCTCTACAACGGCAAACAGATCATCCGCGCGGGCCTGGAAGATCAGTTCTGCGGCAAACTCCTCGGCCTGCCGATGGGCGTCGACGTCTGCTACACCAACCACGCCGAGGCCGACCAGGACGATATGGACACGCTGCTGTCGCTGCTGGTCCTGGCCGGTACCGCCTTCGTGATCACGGTCCCGGGCGCCGACGACATCATGCTCGGCTACCAGTCGCTGTCCTGTCACGACGCGCTGTACGCTCGCGCGGTCGCGAACCTGCGGCCCGCACCGGAATTCGAGGACTGGCTGCGTCGTCAGGGCATGGCCGACGATGCCGGGCGGATACTGCCCGCGGACCTGTCGACCTCACCATTGCGTGCGCTGGCATGA
- a CDS encoding PepSY-associated TM helix domain-containing protein, translating into MTDIETRSTARPAVRKRPRKPVRRALIVAHRWSALILGIVLVVQCTSGAALLYHTELFRASHSAFYRHTEGDALRNANGETDFDRALALVREEDPGFAAGWMGTDDGVIVVGDADFTEAYGIDPGTGRINDRIGLTGGVLGWLVNLHDCAFGCVRYAGAVPALNATVPLIGITWAATILGVMGLLLVVLTISGAVIWWPTLKRWRHGFRVRMSKGRFARDRDLHNVIGIVSVPFLLMWGITGAAIEMPVVEKAWLTITGGQADTALPQDVFHPRETPPERPAITAAEATRTATGEHPGRLAYLMLPTDAAPYYRAYVAGGYSPYEHRALYSGDVLVYVNARDAADTKVVDAAHDRPLANTFYAKVFEPAHFGWLVNGWWRLIWLVFGLTPLALAITSTSTWLFKRRTRRSKRA; encoded by the coding sequence GTGACCGACATCGAAACGCGCAGCACCGCCCGCCCCGCGGTGCGCAAACGTCCTCGTAAGCCGGTCCGCCGGGCGTTGATCGTCGCGCATCGCTGGTCCGCGCTGATCCTGGGAATAGTGCTGGTCGTGCAGTGCACCTCAGGAGCGGCGCTGCTGTATCACACCGAACTGTTCCGAGCCTCCCATTCGGCCTTCTACCGGCACACCGAGGGCGATGCGCTGCGGAATGCGAACGGCGAAACGGATTTCGACCGCGCACTGGCGCTCGTCCGCGAGGAGGATCCGGGATTCGCCGCCGGGTGGATGGGGACCGACGACGGTGTGATCGTGGTCGGCGACGCCGATTTCACCGAGGCGTACGGGATCGATCCGGGGACGGGCCGGATCAACGATCGGATCGGGCTCACCGGCGGCGTTCTGGGATGGCTGGTGAATCTGCACGACTGCGCATTCGGCTGCGTGCGGTACGCGGGGGCGGTGCCCGCATTGAACGCGACCGTGCCACTGATCGGGATCACCTGGGCCGCAACCATTCTCGGAGTCATGGGGCTGCTGCTCGTGGTACTCACGATATCCGGGGCGGTGATCTGGTGGCCGACCCTGAAACGGTGGCGGCACGGATTCCGGGTGCGGATGTCCAAGGGGCGGTTCGCGCGAGATCGCGATCTGCACAATGTGATCGGCATCGTGAGCGTGCCGTTCCTGCTGATGTGGGGCATCACCGGGGCGGCGATCGAGATGCCGGTCGTGGAGAAGGCGTGGCTCACGATCACCGGCGGACAGGCCGACACCGCCTTGCCGCAGGATGTCTTCCACCCACGGGAGACGCCGCCGGAACGACCGGCGATCACGGCCGCCGAAGCGACCCGTACCGCGACCGGCGAACATCCCGGCCGCCTCGCGTACCTCATGCTGCCGACCGACGCGGCCCCGTACTACCGCGCCTATGTGGCGGGCGGCTACTCGCCGTACGAGCATCGGGCGCTCTACAGCGGCGATGTGCTGGTGTATGTGAACGCTCGCGACGCCGCCGACACCAAGGTGGTCGACGCCGCCCACGACCGCCCGCTGGCGAACACCTTCTACGCCAAGGTCTTCGAACCGGCGCACTTCGGCTGGCTGGTGAACGGATGGTGGCGGCTGATCTGGCTGGTCTTCGGCCTCACCCCGCTGGCCCTGGCGATCACGAGCACCTCGACCTGGCTGTTCAAAAGAAGGACGCGCAGGAGCAAGCGCGCCTGA
- the groL gene encoding chaperonin GroEL (60 kDa chaperone family; promotes refolding of misfolded polypeptides especially under stressful conditions; forms two stacked rings of heptamers to form a barrel-shaped 14mer; ends can be capped by GroES; misfolded proteins enter the barrel where they are refolded when GroES binds), whose translation MAKTIAYDEEARRGLERGLNSLADAVKVTLGPKGRNVVLEKKWGAPTITNDGVSIAKEIELEDPYEKIGAELVKEVAKKTDDVAGDGTTTATVLAQALVREGLRNVAAGANPLGLKRGIEKAVEAVTAKLLDTAKEVETKEQIAATAAISAGDASIGELIAEAMDKVGKEGVITVEESNTFGLQLELTEGMRFDKGYISGYFVTDAERQEAVLEDPYILLVGSKVSTVKDLLPLLEKVIQAGKPLLIIAEDVEGEALSTLVVNKIRGTFKSVAVKAPGFGDRRKAQLADIAILTGGEVVSEEVGLNLETATVDLLGTARKVVVTKDETTIVDGAGDADAIAGRVAQIRAEIENSDSDYDREKLQERLAKLAGGVAVIKAGAATEVELKERKHRIEDAVRNAKAAVEEGIVPGGGVALLQAGPALEDLKLTGDEATGANIVKVALAAPLKQIAFNAGLEPGVVAEKVANLPVGQGLNADSGVYEDLLAAGVADPVKVTRSALQNAASIAALFLTTEAVVADKPEKAAAPVGDPTGGMGGMDF comes from the coding sequence ATGGCTAAGACTATTGCGTACGACGAAGAGGCCCGTCGCGGTCTCGAACGGGGCCTGAACAGCCTCGCCGACGCTGTCAAGGTGACGCTGGGCCCCAAGGGTCGCAACGTCGTCCTGGAGAAGAAGTGGGGCGCCCCCACGATCACCAACGATGGTGTGTCCATCGCCAAGGAGATCGAGCTGGAGGACCCCTACGAGAAGATCGGCGCCGAGCTGGTCAAAGAGGTCGCCAAGAAGACCGACGACGTCGCGGGTGACGGCACCACCACCGCCACCGTGCTCGCCCAGGCGCTGGTGCGCGAGGGTCTGCGCAACGTCGCGGCCGGCGCCAATCCGCTGGGCCTGAAGCGCGGCATCGAGAAGGCCGTCGAGGCCGTCACCGCCAAGCTGCTCGACACCGCCAAGGAGGTCGAGACCAAGGAGCAGATCGCTGCCACCGCGGCCATCTCCGCCGGCGACGCGTCCATCGGTGAGCTGATCGCCGAGGCCATGGACAAGGTCGGCAAGGAAGGCGTCATCACCGTCGAGGAGAGCAACACCTTCGGCCTCCAGCTGGAGCTGACCGAGGGTATGCGCTTCGACAAGGGCTACATCTCGGGTTACTTCGTGACCGACGCCGAGCGTCAGGAAGCGGTCCTCGAGGACCCGTACATCCTGCTCGTCGGCTCCAAGGTCTCGACCGTCAAGGACCTGCTGCCGCTGCTGGAGAAGGTCATCCAGGCCGGTAAGCCGCTGCTGATCATCGCCGAGGACGTCGAGGGCGAGGCCCTGTCGACCCTGGTCGTCAACAAGATCCGCGGCACCTTCAAGTCCGTCGCCGTCAAGGCCCCGGGCTTCGGCGACCGCCGCAAGGCGCAGCTGGCCGATATCGCCATCCTGACCGGTGGCGAGGTCGTCAGCGAAGAGGTCGGCCTGAACCTGGAGACCGCCACCGTCGATCTGCTGGGCACCGCCCGCAAGGTCGTGGTGACCAAGGACGAGACCACCATCGTCGACGGTGCCGGCGATGCCGACGCCATCGCGGGTCGCGTCGCGCAGATCCGTGCCGAGATCGAGAACTCGGACTCGGACTACGACCGTGAGAAGCTGCAGGAGCGCCTGGCCAAGCTGGCCGGCGGTGTTGCGGTGATCAAGGCCGGCGCCGCCACCGAGGTGGAGCTCAAGGAGCGCAAGCACCGCATCGAGGATGCCGTGCGCAACGCGAAGGCCGCCGTCGAAGAGGGCATCGTCCCCGGTGGTGGCGTGGCGCTGCTGCAGGCCGGCCCCGCGCTGGAGGACCTGAAGCTGACCGGTGACGAGGCCACCGGCGCGAACATCGTGAAGGTGGCGCTCGCGGCGCCGCTGAAGCAGATCGCGTTCAACGCCGGCCTCGAGCCCGGCGTGGTCGCCGAGAAGGTCGCCAACCTGCCGGTCGGCCAGGGCCTGAACGCCGATTCCGGCGTCTACGAGGACCTGCTGGCCGCCGGTGTCGCCGACCCGGTCAAGGTCACCCGTTCGGCGCTGCAGAACGCCGCGTCGATCGCCGCGCTGTTCCTCACCACCGAGGCCGTCGTGGCCGACAAGCCGGAGAAGGCCGCCGCTCCCGTCGGCGACCCGACCGGTGGCATGGGCGGCATGGACTTCTGA
- a CDS encoding DUF222 domain-containing protein yields the protein MAGGADSDLIAGELRADLLRALSYVETEDGEDGSYIVNGDLPPEVAPPFIRAIMRIEAELLLHDAEQVTVERGEPRSPEERRTDAFVALALRVTDDT from the coding sequence ATGGCGGGTGGAGCGGATTCCGACCTGATCGCGGGGGAGCTGCGTGCAGATCTCCTGCGCGCGCTGTCCTATGTCGAGACCGAGGACGGTGAGGACGGCAGCTACATCGTCAACGGAGATCTGCCACCCGAGGTCGCGCCACCCTTCATTCGGGCGATCATGCGCATCGAGGCGGAGCTGCTGCTCCACGACGCCGAGCAGGTGACCGTCGAACGCGGGGAACCACGCAGTCCCGAGGAGCGCCGCACCGATGCCTTCGTCGCGCTGGCGCTGCGGGTCACCGACGACACGTAA